Proteins encoded within one genomic window of Citricoccus muralis:
- a CDS encoding NAD-glutamate dehydrogenase, whose amino-acid sequence MTATVSLWSLEHASESTTSGPAIEKLTQAYFRHVSHNDQEELGQRGRLEAVEHHLKLAQRRVSEEPVVRVDRATTSAVLRVVQADMPFLVDSVAAEVTRQGYAIHMVAHPTFLTHHQKDTGELVGIFDIPAQGPVASGDTAALTGLGAYLSGDDVRVGVESWISIHTTGPMSEAAAAELEEGVTQALADVRASVRDWEEMRAAALSAAQTLRHDAPSQALQVNRSADLLEWMRNGNFTFIGYREYVLRTGDNHQVLHPVEGTGLGVLRGRPPASPSPLSVSGRNQIEKPTPLIITKTNSRSRVQRHAYMDYVAVKTYDERGRVVGERRFIGLWSASTYTVSIRDVPVLREKVDEVFDLAGFSRTSHSGSELTNLLETYPRDELFQMTAEQLWDVAREILQLEERRRTRLFLRRDIYGRFLTALVFLPRDRYNTGVRHRIEALLLDELGGVSVEYQVRLTESSLARLFFRVQLPSDWDRSGSLQSDLLEQKLVSTVRSWKEGVDEQALVVFGEDTGVAAAQLWDEAFPPAYRVRYEVEDALEDISRFTALPGDGTPAVYIAPPGDKAVRDADEDDERLRLKIYSDTPRTLTEILPVIQNLGLTVTDERPFVITPADGRTFHLYDLGVLTPDDIELGPVSNLVSESVAEAMTGRAASDAFNRLVLRQGLDVRTVSMLRGYGHYLRQLGVPHSPDFMADTLLRNPNVTAGLVRYFQVRFDPEHTEIVSRPEALVDDFEYGGEASELRHQVLDAVNEDILVALDAVPTLDADRVLRGYLTAMGATDRTNFYQHHEWLSLKIVPSRIPFAPAPRPAHEIWVESPDVSGTHLRFGAVARGGLRWSDRREDFRTEVLGLVQTQQVKNAVIVPTGAKGGFYAHRLPDPSVDRGAWMEAGKDAYRTFIRGLLDVTDNQVVDAEGTRTITREGIIRHDAPDAYLVVAADKGTASFSDTANAISEEYGHWLGDGFASGGSEGYDHKGMGITARGAWESVRSHFASFGHDVQTEDFTAVGIGDMSGDVFGNGMLRSRHTRLVAAFNHLHIFIDPNPDPEVSFQERERLYSLPRSSWSDYDPALISTGGGVFDRSAKSVGITPEIRELLDLDESVTTMTPTQLLKAVLSADVDLLYNGGIGTYIKATGESNDVVGDRANDAIRVNGADLRATVVVEGGNLGATQLGRIEAARNGVLINTDAIDNSAGVDTSDHEVNIKILLNAMIQDGSLDPDERAETLRSMTDNVAQLVLATNKAQNVLLRNDSARVSDWMPSFIRHASWLEANAGLDRSIESIPTTEELNQRVQQGEGLTTPELSVLQAYTKINLTEQLLESDLIDDPWFAKVLIQYFPRRVRSRVDAIQAHPLRRQIIATMVANDVVNVGGTTFVFRAQEETGAETTAIVKAYIASKEIYWLDRYMSQLQDLPVGIDPATRSLAYQELRRLLDRAVRWMILHRGIDETLEDQIGDLAVPVQRLAALLPGIFVGEVDERYTLWKENNLRAGFPEGIAAVRAMAFETYALLDIVTLARRQDLDPVRVAEVYFRLYDEFSADELLDFITFLPRRTRWQALARGAMRDDFYIWMIQVTESVLSHNEEGLSTEDLLGRWHTQNETRIERLRTFLDGVHDQLTPDEKTGKTDLAALTVMLRRLRSLVQ is encoded by the coding sequence ATGACTGCTACCGTCTCGCTCTGGTCGCTCGAGCATGCCTCCGAGTCGACCACGTCCGGACCCGCCATTGAAAAACTCACGCAGGCGTATTTTCGCCACGTCTCGCACAACGATCAAGAAGAGCTCGGTCAACGAGGACGGCTCGAAGCGGTCGAACATCACCTCAAGCTGGCGCAACGGCGCGTCAGCGAGGAGCCGGTGGTGCGTGTGGATCGGGCCACCACCTCCGCAGTGCTGCGTGTGGTGCAAGCCGATATGCCCTTCCTGGTGGATTCCGTTGCCGCTGAGGTGACTCGGCAGGGGTACGCCATCCACATGGTCGCCCACCCCACCTTCCTGACGCATCATCAGAAAGACACCGGTGAACTGGTCGGCATCTTCGATATTCCGGCCCAGGGTCCCGTGGCCTCCGGCGATACGGCCGCGCTGACCGGTCTCGGTGCTTATTTGAGCGGTGACGACGTGCGAGTGGGCGTGGAATCCTGGATTAGCATCCACACCACCGGTCCAATGTCCGAAGCGGCCGCCGCGGAACTGGAAGAAGGCGTCACGCAGGCTCTGGCCGATGTGCGCGCTTCCGTGCGCGACTGGGAAGAGATGCGGGCGGCCGCGCTGAGTGCGGCTCAGACGCTGCGTCACGATGCGCCGTCGCAGGCGCTGCAGGTCAACCGCTCGGCCGACCTGCTGGAGTGGATGCGCAACGGCAACTTCACTTTCATCGGCTACCGCGAGTACGTACTGCGCACCGGAGATAACCACCAGGTGCTGCACCCCGTGGAAGGCACCGGTCTCGGTGTGCTGCGCGGCCGACCGCCTGCGTCGCCGTCGCCGCTGAGCGTGTCAGGTCGCAACCAGATTGAGAAGCCGACCCCGCTGATCATCACCAAGACTAACTCCCGCTCGCGTGTCCAGCGCCACGCCTACATGGACTACGTGGCGGTCAAGACCTACGACGAGCGCGGTCGTGTGGTGGGGGAGCGTCGGTTCATCGGGCTGTGGAGCGCCTCTACCTATACCGTCTCCATTCGGGACGTGCCCGTGCTGCGTGAGAAGGTCGACGAGGTTTTCGATCTGGCCGGTTTCTCGCGCACCTCGCACTCTGGTTCCGAGCTGACCAACCTGCTCGAAACCTACCCCCGCGACGAGCTGTTCCAAATGACCGCCGAACAGCTCTGGGACGTGGCCCGGGAAATCCTACAGCTCGAAGAGCGCCGACGGACCCGGTTGTTCCTGCGCCGTGACATCTACGGTCGTTTTCTGACGGCGCTGGTGTTCCTGCCGCGAGACCGATACAACACCGGGGTGCGCCACCGCATCGAAGCGCTGCTGCTCGACGAGCTCGGCGGTGTCTCGGTGGAATATCAGGTGCGACTCACCGAATCGTCGCTGGCACGGTTGTTCTTCCGCGTGCAGTTGCCTTCCGACTGGGACCGGTCCGGTTCGCTGCAGTCGGATCTGCTGGAGCAGAAGCTGGTCAGCACCGTTCGTTCGTGGAAAGAAGGCGTGGACGAACAGGCCCTGGTGGTCTTCGGCGAAGACACCGGTGTGGCCGCCGCCCAGCTCTGGGACGAGGCCTTCCCGCCAGCCTACCGAGTCCGTTACGAGGTGGAGGATGCGCTCGAGGACATCTCCCGTTTCACCGCCCTGCCCGGCGACGGCACCCCGGCGGTCTACATCGCCCCGCCCGGAGACAAAGCCGTACGGGATGCGGATGAGGACGACGAACGTCTGCGCCTGAAAATCTATTCGGATACGCCCCGTACGCTGACCGAGATTCTGCCCGTGATCCAGAACCTGGGACTCACCGTCACCGATGAGCGTCCCTTCGTGATCACCCCGGCCGATGGCCGGACCTTCCACCTCTACGACCTCGGTGTGCTGACACCAGACGATATCGAGCTCGGGCCCGTTTCGAATCTGGTCTCCGAATCGGTGGCCGAGGCGATGACGGGGCGCGCCGCCTCGGACGCATTCAACCGCCTGGTGCTGCGCCAGGGACTCGACGTGCGTACCGTGTCGATGCTGCGCGGCTACGGACACTATCTGCGGCAGCTGGGCGTGCCCCACTCGCCGGATTTCATGGCGGACACACTGTTGCGCAACCCTAACGTGACCGCTGGCCTGGTGCGGTACTTCCAGGTGCGGTTCGACCCGGAGCATACGGAGATCGTCAGCCGGCCGGAAGCCTTGGTCGATGACTTCGAATACGGGGGTGAAGCCTCCGAGCTGCGCCACCAGGTGCTCGACGCCGTCAACGAGGACATCCTGGTCGCACTCGACGCCGTGCCGACGCTGGACGCCGACCGTGTGCTGCGCGGCTACCTCACCGCCATGGGAGCCACCGACCGCACGAACTTCTACCAGCACCACGAGTGGCTGTCGCTGAAGATCGTTCCCTCGCGCATCCCGTTCGCCCCGGCGCCTCGCCCAGCCCACGAGATCTGGGTGGAATCGCCAGACGTTTCCGGCACCCATCTGCGCTTCGGCGCGGTCGCTCGCGGCGGACTGCGCTGGTCCGATCGTCGAGAGGACTTCCGCACCGAGGTGCTCGGCCTCGTCCAGACCCAGCAGGTCAAGAACGCCGTCATCGTGCCGACCGGCGCAAAGGGCGGGTTCTACGCGCACCGGTTGCCCGACCCCTCGGTGGATCGCGGGGCGTGGATGGAAGCGGGCAAGGACGCCTACCGCACCTTCATCCGCGGTTTGCTCGACGTCACTGACAACCAGGTCGTCGATGCCGAGGGGACCCGAACGATCACCCGCGAAGGCATCATCCGTCACGACGCACCGGACGCCTACCTTGTGGTGGCCGCTGATAAAGGCACCGCCTCCTTTTCGGACACTGCCAACGCCATCTCTGAGGAATACGGGCACTGGCTCGGCGACGGCTTCGCCTCGGGCGGTTCCGAAGGCTACGACCACAAGGGCATGGGCATCACCGCCCGTGGCGCCTGGGAGTCCGTACGCAGCCATTTCGCCTCCTTCGGTCATGATGTGCAGACCGAGGACTTCACCGCGGTGGGCATCGGCGACATGTCGGGGGACGTGTTCGGCAACGGCATGCTCCGGTCCCGTCACACCCGCCTGGTGGCAGCGTTCAACCATCTGCACATCTTCATCGACCCGAACCCCGACCCGGAGGTCTCCTTCCAGGAACGCGAGCGGCTGTACTCGCTGCCCCGTTCGTCGTGGTCCGACTACGACCCCGCACTGATCAGCACCGGCGGCGGCGTGTTCGACCGATCGGCCAAGTCGGTCGGCATCACCCCGGAGATCCGGGAGCTGCTGGACCTCGACGAGAGCGTCACCACCATGACGCCGACCCAGCTGCTCAAAGCGGTGCTCAGCGCCGACGTCGACCTGCTGTACAACGGCGGCATCGGCACCTACATCAAGGCCACCGGCGAGTCCAACGACGTCGTGGGCGATCGTGCCAATGACGCGATCCGAGTGAACGGTGCCGATCTGCGCGCAACTGTGGTCGTTGAAGGCGGCAACTTGGGAGCCACCCAGCTGGGCCGCATTGAAGCCGCGCGCAACGGGGTACTAATCAACACTGACGCCATCGACAACTCGGCCGGCGTGGACACCTCAGACCATGAGGTGAACATCAAGATCCTGCTCAACGCGATGATCCAGGATGGCAGTCTCGATCCCGACGAGCGTGCCGAAACCCTGCGCTCCATGACTGATAACGTTGCACAGCTGGTGCTGGCCACCAACAAGGCGCAGAACGTGTTGTTGCGTAACGACTCGGCGCGGGTGTCGGATTGGATGCCCAGCTTCATCCGGCACGCCTCCTGGTTGGAAGCCAACGCCGGGCTGGATCGCAGCATCGAATCGATCCCGACCACCGAGGAGCTCAACCAGAGGGTCCAGCAGGGGGAGGGGCTCACCACTCCCGAGCTGTCGGTGCTGCAGGCCTATACCAAGATCAACCTGACCGAACAGCTGCTGGAATCCGACCTGATTGACGACCCTTGGTTCGCCAAGGTGCTGATCCAGTACTTCCCGCGCCGTGTGCGCTCGCGGGTGGATGCGATTCAGGCGCACCCGCTGCGGCGTCAGATTATCGCCACGATGGTGGCCAACGACGTCGTCAACGTCGGCGGCACCACCTTCGTGTTCCGCGCCCAGGAAGAAACCGGCGCGGAGACCACCGCGATCGTCAAGGCCTACATCGCCTCCAAGGAGATCTACTGGCTGGACCGCTACATGTCTCAGCTCCAAGACCTCCCGGTGGGCATCGACCCGGCCACGCGCAGCCTGGCCTACCAGGAACTGCGCCGACTGCTGGACCGTGCCGTGCGGTGGATGATCCTGCATCGCGGGATTGACGAGACCCTCGAGGACCAGATCGGGGATCTTGCCGTGCCGGTGCAGCGCCTGGCCGCCCTCCTGCCAGGAATATTTGTCGGCGAGGTCGACGAGCGTTACACGCTGTGGAAGGAGAACAACCTGCGTGCGGGCTTCCCTGAGGGGATCGCCGCGGTGCGCGCGATGGCCTTCGAAACCTACGCGCTACTGGATATCGTGACCCTGGCCCGTCGCCAGGACCTGGACCCGGTGCGGGTGGCGGAAGTCTACTTCCGGCTTTACGACGAATTCAGCGCAGATGAGCTGCTCGACTTCATCACCTTCCTGCCGCGCCGCACCCGGTGGCAGGCACTGGCACGCGGGGCAATGCGTGACGACTTCTACATCTGGATGATCCAGGTGACCGAGTCGGTGCTCAGTCATAACGAGGAAGGCCTCAGCACAGAGGATCTGCTGGGTCGCTGGCACACCCAGAACGAAACCAGGATCGAGCGACTGCGCACCTTCCTGGACGGGGTGCATGACCAGCTCACCCCTGATGAGAAGACCGGTAAGACCGACCTTGCTGCATTGACCGTGATGTTGCGTCGACTGCGAAGCTTGGTGCAATGA
- a CDS encoding AAA family ATPase — MSLGRSGIVDLMLVAGDTDDVGRNVLEAVQIPGGRSPALAVLSDVSSERERLESLGIAATSPDLDPSKLVAWLSDVVRQHRESDQGWRSKTVEPAGAEHSGGDAAPWTVEDDAGESAGTPSTHRDAGQPRQTPGTVTAVWGPIGSPGRTTVAINLAVELGLAGEDVVLIDADTYGASVAAMLGLLDDSAGIAQACRAAERADISGARLKSLASPIRVAGTRIDVLTGLTRPDRWAELRAASLAQVLSRATDQWSHVVVDCGFGLEEDEELSFDVPAPQRNGATLTALTAADHVLAIGTGDPVGLPRLIKGLDDVERLVSAEKSVRIDPVINKVSASTSGVGPRAQIRSVWSRYGSQYEVHAFLPHDAKAVSNALFGGQVLAEASPKSSIRIAIAGVAARVRAGAEGLQSEPASRSASVLSSEQRDSRRRRRGSTRATMNPVSRIVNRFSRTKQG; from the coding sequence ATGAGTTTGGGGCGGTCGGGGATCGTCGATCTTATGCTGGTTGCTGGTGACACCGATGATGTGGGTCGCAACGTTCTGGAAGCGGTGCAGATACCGGGCGGTCGCTCACCGGCGTTGGCGGTCCTTTCGGATGTGTCGTCGGAACGGGAGCGCCTCGAATCGTTAGGCATTGCCGCCACCAGCCCGGACCTGGATCCGTCGAAGTTGGTGGCGTGGCTCTCTGACGTGGTGCGGCAGCACCGCGAAAGTGACCAGGGTTGGCGATCCAAGACTGTAGAACCGGCTGGCGCGGAACATTCCGGTGGCGATGCTGCGCCATGGACTGTCGAGGACGACGCCGGTGAGTCTGCAGGGACCCCGTCGACTCATCGCGACGCCGGGCAACCGAGACAGACACCTGGCACCGTGACCGCCGTATGGGGCCCGATCGGCTCGCCGGGTCGCACCACCGTTGCTATCAACCTGGCGGTGGAATTGGGGCTGGCAGGTGAAGACGTCGTCCTCATCGATGCCGACACCTACGGCGCATCGGTTGCTGCGATGCTGGGTTTGCTCGATGATTCCGCCGGTATCGCTCAGGCCTGCCGTGCCGCAGAACGCGCCGACATCAGCGGGGCCAGGCTGAAATCGTTGGCCTCTCCGATTCGAGTGGCCGGGACCAGGATCGACGTGCTGACGGGGCTGACTCGTCCGGATCGTTGGGCTGAGTTGCGCGCGGCGTCGCTGGCTCAGGTGTTGTCCCGTGCGACCGACCAGTGGAGCCACGTCGTGGTGGACTGCGGATTCGGCTTGGAAGAAGACGAAGAGCTCAGCTTCGATGTGCCCGCCCCGCAGCGCAACGGGGCCACGCTGACCGCCCTGACGGCAGCCGATCATGTGCTGGCGATCGGGACGGGGGACCCCGTGGGTCTGCCCCGACTGATCAAGGGCCTCGATGACGTGGAGCGCCTGGTCAGCGCTGAGAAGTCAGTGCGCATCGATCCGGTGATCAACAAGGTCAGCGCCAGCACCTCCGGTGTGGGTCCGCGGGCGCAGATCCGTTCGGTGTGGAGCCGCTACGGATCCCAGTACGAGGTGCATGCGTTCTTGCCCCACGACGCCAAAGCGGTATCCAACGCCCTGTTCGGCGGCCAAGTGCTGGCGGAAGCCTCCCCGAAATCATCCATCCGCATCGCGATCGCCGGTGTCGCCGCGAGAGTGCGGGCCGGTGCGGAAGGGCTTCAGTCGGAGCCAGCGTCCAGGTCAGCGTCGGTGTTGTCATCCGAACAACGGGACAGCCGTCGGCGTCGTCGTGGAAGCACCCGTGCGACGATGAACCCGGTGAGCAGAATCGTGAACAGATTTAGCCGAACCAAACAGGGGTGA
- a CDS encoding SAF domain-containing protein, with the protein MTDRADAPRLRRPGWKDPRLLVGVLLVMVSVAAVVLLVRQADSRVEYWAAAQDITPGTALKAEHLTVVSANLGDSSQGYLPADQPVPDNVAAVATVRQGELLPAGGLAVRDPEERQQITVQVSDVVPEHLSNGDRVDLWVAFPDDTGRGFFEPEQVAVSAEVVGTSESTTAFGAGVTGNVALMLGPEEVPEILGAQANGARMTIVPSLGSS; encoded by the coding sequence ATGACCGATCGCGCTGATGCTCCACGTCTGAGACGACCTGGCTGGAAAGATCCACGACTGTTGGTGGGTGTTCTGCTGGTGATGGTATCCGTCGCAGCGGTGGTTCTTTTGGTCCGTCAGGCCGATTCTCGGGTTGAGTATTGGGCGGCCGCCCAGGACATCACCCCCGGTACCGCGCTCAAAGCCGAGCACCTGACCGTGGTGTCAGCGAATCTGGGGGATTCGTCGCAAGGCTACCTGCCGGCCGATCAGCCGGTGCCCGACAATGTGGCGGCTGTGGCGACCGTACGGCAGGGCGAACTACTGCCTGCCGGTGGGCTTGCTGTTCGCGACCCCGAAGAACGTCAGCAGATCACGGTTCAAGTCTCGGATGTGGTGCCGGAGCATCTCAGCAACGGCGACCGAGTCGACCTATGGGTCGCTTTCCCAGATGACACCGGCCGCGGATTCTTCGAGCCCGAGCAGGTGGCCGTCTCTGCCGAAGTCGTGGGCACCTCAGAATCGACAACCGCGTTCGGAGCCGGTGTCACGGGCAACGTCGCTTTGATGCTGGGTCCTGAAGAAGTGCCGGAAATTTTGGGTGCACAGGCGAATGGGGCGCGGATGACCATCGTTCCCTCACTGGGCTCGTCCTGA
- a CDS encoding helix-turn-helix domain-containing protein translates to MPRFLTLTDVAEELQISVAQVRALVRSGELAAIQIGGRGQWRVETAKLEDYIQGLYASQEVKVKERQRADS, encoded by the coding sequence ATGCCTCGCTTCTTGACGCTGACCGATGTTGCGGAAGAACTGCAGATTTCGGTGGCGCAGGTGCGCGCCCTCGTTCGCTCAGGCGAACTGGCGGCCATCCAGATCGGCGGTCGAGGGCAGTGGCGCGTCGAGACTGCCAAGCTGGAAGACTACATCCAGGGGCTCTACGCCTCTCAGGAAGTCAAGGTTAAAGAGCGCCAGCGCGCCGATTCCTGA
- a CDS encoding LysM peptidoglycan-binding domain-containing protein, with amino-acid sequence MTTAITKPTERSLEAANVALLVLTVISGPLLVWLGLQGKSTQSALGQVELLVAAGCVVIGILICLITLTMSLGAVLMLVGHRIQSRRWMRWGWAISPWFLRRLAVGVLGVHLVSGGAAFATESSWEAPSPAWSQHTTSALTHTHPTDVARASASDGGWMPVAPEVVVTSPDHRTTHLEHIVVTGDSLWRIAAAELGPSATAYEIDQRWRQWWQENRHSIGDNPHVLIPGTVLTTPAWTH; translated from the coding sequence ATGACGACAGCAATCACGAAACCGACGGAGCGATCTCTCGAGGCTGCCAATGTTGCGCTCCTCGTGCTCACGGTCATCAGCGGACCTCTGCTGGTGTGGCTCGGCCTGCAAGGAAAATCCACACAGAGTGCCCTCGGCCAGGTAGAGCTGTTGGTCGCGGCCGGTTGCGTGGTCATCGGCATTTTGATCTGCCTCATCACACTGACCATGAGCCTCGGAGCCGTCCTCATGCTCGTTGGGCACCGCATCCAGTCACGCCGGTGGATGCGGTGGGGTTGGGCGATCAGCCCGTGGTTCCTGCGGCGACTGGCCGTCGGCGTTCTCGGGGTGCACCTCGTATCGGGCGGCGCCGCGTTCGCAACCGAATCCTCGTGGGAGGCACCGTCGCCGGCGTGGAGTCAGCACACGACGTCGGCTCTGACACACACCCACCCGACCGACGTGGCTCGGGCATCGGCATCGGACGGGGGATGGATGCCGGTGGCACCGGAGGTGGTGGTCACTTCCCCCGACCACCGCACCACGCACCTCGAGCACATCGTTGTCACCGGTGACAGCCTGTGGCGTATCGCGGCTGCAGAGCTCGGACCTTCGGCGACAGCCTATGAAATCGACCAACGTTGGCGGCAATGGTGGCAGGAGAACCGTCACAGCATCGGCGACAACCCCCACGTCCTGATTCCCGGAACGGTGTTGACCACTCCGGCTTGGACTCACTAA
- a CDS encoding Rv3235 family protein, which yields MSAPSIDTTHPGPLDTLSMRVVRAKTLLDIAAPVKPEFFAPHPSRCRTAPSTAPDSDGSASLSPAQIRRRLNLVQSAETERAIHKVVRIVGLACIEAELGLRSVHQLSRWMNLPTYEKMNRRSQLAQRIRPEHQDRTSTRTLSSRLNRIDDNIYEASTSVKVGDRVRAAALRLERHRTGWKVTAIELG from the coding sequence ATGTCTGCACCCAGCATTGACACCACGCACCCTGGTCCTCTTGACACCTTGAGCATGAGGGTGGTTCGAGCCAAGACGTTATTGGACATCGCGGCGCCGGTAAAACCGGAGTTCTTTGCTCCACACCCGTCACGGTGCCGGACCGCGCCGAGCACCGCCCCGGATTCTGATGGTTCCGCGTCGCTGAGCCCGGCGCAGATTCGGCGTCGGCTGAACCTTGTGCAATCAGCCGAGACCGAACGTGCGATTCATAAAGTGGTGCGTATCGTCGGCCTGGCTTGCATCGAGGCCGAGTTGGGGTTGCGCTCTGTCCACCAGTTATCGCGCTGGATGAACCTACCCACCTACGAAAAGATGAACCGCCGTAGCCAATTGGCACAGCGAATCCGTCCCGAGCATCAGGACCGGACCTCCACCCGGACCTTGTCGTCGCGACTGAATCGCATCGATGACAACATTTATGAAGCCAGCACCAGCGTGAAGGTCGGCGATCGGGTACGCGCCGCAGCGCTTCGCCTGGAACGTCACCGTACCGGCTGGAAAGTCACCGCCATCGAGTTGGGTTAG